DNA sequence from the Maribacter dokdonensis DSW-8 genome:
TGGGTATTCTTTCAATTCAGCAACTATAGCATTTAACGTTTTATGTGCGTTTGACTTTACATCTATCAATAATTGCAAAGATTTATTGTTAAGCAACCCTAAGGCTATAGCCTCTTGAAGGGGATTTAAATAAAGTCGAGCTAAGGTTGAGTTTTCTTGAATTTCATTTTGTTCATGTGCTACCAACAGTTTTCCGTCCTTATAAAACACATCAACTTCAACAGATTGCACCTCTGCTCCCAAAGCTTTCCAAAAAGGAATATTTTGCTTGTAATCGTTATGGGAATGCACTTTAAATTCTTGTGTATAACCCGCATATACACTAATGAACAATAAGCAAACTATTGGTAATTTTAAAAGTCTCATAAATAATTATATCAAGAAGAAATTTGGTCAACAAACATTAGATATTATTATACCTAAGCTATTTTCTATGGTTTGCAAAAGTGAGGTCTAAATTTCTTAATTATTTTAAATTAATATCAAGTAAACATTAAGTTGTTATCAAAATGCTCATATCTATTTATTTTTTTTAGCCAGCTGAAAGACTTTTTTATTTATTTTTGAAAACTACCAAAACCACCAATGACCGAAAATATTAAACAAATGTTCAGTAAAATGAACGACGAAACTCGCGAAGAAGCTTTAGAATGCTTAATGGCCGAGTTCAACTTGGAAAGTACCAAATACGCTAAGAAGAATTGGATTATAGGAGGGCGTATACCTGAGGAAAACCAAGAAAGAATTGTTCGTATTTTTCAAAATCTACTTAGAACACAAGCTTTTAGAATAAAGGAAATAAAAGTGAAGCTCTAAAAACTAGCTCTTTAATATTTCACCAACTTCAAGCTTTAATGTTACTCCGCTTATTTTTAAGGCGAATGATTTTTCAATTAAATACTGCAAAAGTTGAGCACCTTGTTTACCACTTAGTCCGTTGGCATGAATATTTGATATACAATTTCTACGCTCATCGGTAAAGCCTATTTTTGGATGATACGTGGTGTAAATACCCATACTTTCAGGTGATGACAAACCTGGTCTTTCACCAATACATACTGCTACAAAATCTGCATGGTAAAATTCCGCTACAGCATCACCAATTGCAACTCTCCCATGTTCCACGAGTGTAACTGCGAAAGTATAGCTTTCGTTCAAATTTGGTAAAAGATGATTTAAAACTTTAAAGGCATAAGTATTTACCGCTTTTGCCGAAAGTCCGTCAGTAATGACAAAAACAATATCGACTTTTTCAGTCTTTGTTAAATGAGTATTAAACAGTAATTGTCTGCCAAGATCAGGTCTCTTCAAATACTCAAGCCTGTCGCTTGCTCTACTTTTAAATGTTTGATATGGTATTTCCTGCGCTTTACATTTTTGGGATAGCCCCTCTACATCTAACTTGGTTACAATAGCATCTTTTGCCATTGCATGTGCATGTTTTAATGCCAGTACTTCGCTCAAAGGCAAACTAGTACCCACATGGCCTAGTGCTACTCTCGCCTTAGTGTGTTCTTTTAATTGTTGCCATTTATTGGCTATGGTTAAATCCTTACTCATAATTTCAACAGCAATTTATTCGCGTCATCTATATTACATTTATTACCCGCTTCATCTATGATACCCATTTTCAACAACCAAGCTTCAAACTCCGGTGCTGGCTTTTTACCAAGAACTTTACGTAAATACAATGCATCATGAAAAGAAGTCGATTGGTAATTTAACATTATATCATCTGTACCGGGTACACCCATAAAAAAATTGCATCCGGCTACTCCTAATAAAGTCAATAAATTATCCATATCATCTTGATCGGCATCTGCATGGTTGGTATAACATACATCCATACCCATAGGCAAGCCCATAACTTTGGCACAAAAGTGATCTTCCAATCCCGCACGGATAATCTGTTTTCCATCGAACAAATATTCCGGACCAATAAAACCAACCACAGAGTTCACTAAAAAAGGATCAAAGTGTCTAGCGACCGCATAAGCCCTTGCCTCCATTGTTTGCTGGTCAACACCATGATGGGCATTTGCAGATAAAGCGGACCCTTGACCAGTTTCAAAATACATACACTGATTACCAATCGTACCTCTCGCCAAAGCCAAAGTAGCATCATGAGCTTCCTTTAAAACTTGTAGATCGATACCAAAAGAACTGTTGGCCTTTTGCGAACCGGTAATGGATTGAAATACTAAATCGACCGGAGCTTTATCCATAATCTGTAAAGCCGTAGTTACATGGCACAAGACACAACTCTGGGTAGGTATTTCATATTTTAAACGAACATCATCAAGCATTTGCAATAGATTAATAGTCACACTAGGACTATCGGTTGCGGGATTAATACCAATAACCGCATCTCCACAACCATACAATAATCCGTCTATCGTACTTGCTAAAATCCCTTTCATATCATCCGTAGGATGATTGGGCTGTAAGCGCACCGAAACATGACCTTTTAAGCCGACCGTGTTTCTAAAACGGGTAATTACTTGAATTTTGGAAGTGACGGCAATCAAATCTTGATTACGCATTAGCTTACATACGGCAGCTACCATTTCTGGAGTCAATGCTTTGCTAACTTCTAAAATATTTTGCCCAGATGTAGTATTTTCTAGTAACCAATCCCTAAGGTCACCTACCGTAAAATGAGAAATATTATCAAAAGCTTTGACATCATGGGTATCGATTATTAACCGAGTAACCTCATCTAATTCATAAGGAACTACTGCTTCATTTAAAAAAACTTTTAGGGGCAATTCACTCAACACATACTGAGCTGCAATTCTTTCCGTATTACTAGCGGCTGCCAAACCCGCCAAAGCATCGCCCGATCGTAACGGACTCGCTTTTGCCAAAACAGATTTCAAATCATCAAAAAGATAATTCTGTTTTCCCAATGTAAATTGATAAGCCATGCTACTTTTTCCGGATTAAAAATACATACACCAAGCTACAAGCAATAAAAATAACAAACGCCGTAAATTGAAGGTATGCAAAAGCCAATACACAAATTAGCGAAATAATTACAGCAGTCATAGCGCTAACGGTTGAGAAAATAGGGTTAAAATCTGAATGTTGATACCAATCGAACTCAGATACCGAAGACCCAAAGCCTTCCCTTTTCCTTAAAACTAACAAAGATGCACTTACCGCCAAATACATACATACCGCCCCAAAAACCGACAGTTCAATTAAAAATCCGGTTTGGCTACTCCATATAGCGACAAGGCTAATAATAAAAACCAACGCAGAAGCAACGGCTCTTTTAGAAACCCCTTTGATTTTTAAATCTGGCAGCAAGGGCTCTAGCTGCGTAGTTGCCGCAAAAGCAATTCCTTGTAAGGAAGCTATGAGTCCAAATAGCCCAATAAATGTAAATAGTTGCACCAAAAAATTCTCTTTCCCCAATATCAATGCCATAGATGCAGGCATGGGATGATTTTCAGTAAGTATATCCATACTTTCTGGCAATGTCCAATCTATACCTCCAGCGGCAAGGAATAACACCAAAAGCGCCAAAGTCAATAAGGTAAAAAAAGCGAGATTATACCCCTTGGTAATTGTTTTTCTAAACCCCTTTCTATCGATCGTTTTGGTCATAAGCGATATCCCTTCAATGGCTAAAAACAACCAAATAGCATATGGTATGGCTTGAACAAAACGCTCAACATCTAATGACCCCACTCCTGAATTCATGAGATTTTCCACTTGAAAAGAACTAACGACAGAACCTTGGTACAAAAATAATTCCGCAATGGCCAATAAGGTTAAAATCACTAACAGACGCACCCCAACATGCATTTCAAAGAGGTTTATGATAGAGAAAAATAATATAAAAAGTGTAGCTATCCAGGGAGACATCGTTAAATCATCTATTAAAAACCCTAAATATTCACCGAGAGAACTGGCAATAGCAGGAGTAGCAAATAAAAATTCAAACAAAATTGCTAACCCTACAAAATAACCCCATTTCTGACCAAAAGCTTTTTCTACATAAGAATGCGGACCATTGGCATTAGGATGTACACATGCCAATTCAATTAAATTTTGCACTAGCCCAAAGTACATTGAAGCCGCAACTGTCACAGGAACAAAAAACCATAATGGTCCGGTAATGGCCCAACCTAAATTCCAGCCGAAAGATTCACCTGAAATCACCATCCCAACACCAATTGCCCAAATGGCAAAAACTCCAATTTTCTTAGAAACAGCAGGTTTTTCAGTAATCTTCATTAAAGTATGAGTAAGGTGATGGATATCAACGTTCACCTTAAAGCTAAGATTAATTATGATAGCTTAAGCCCAACACCGATATAATAAATAAGAATTGACATAGAAGTATGAAATCAATAAAAATAATAGGTCCATAATTAAAAACCGATAATTTAAGACTACCAATTTTTTAGTTTCTGCGGTAAAGTCAAGACACAAAAAACCGACACATTATGAGGATATGCCGGTTTTTTCAACTAACTCAAACTTATTCTAAACTCGCTGCAAAGATGCATTCATTTATTAGGATCAAGTTTAAGTAAACATCAAGGAAACTTTAAATTCGTTTTACATTGACGTATTCTACGATGGAAATAAATTGAACAACCAATCTCTTTTCTATTAACTCAAAGCGACTACACCGCTACACTAGTTCATATTTCGTTTACCATTTTATTCATCTATTTGATTGAATTCTAAAAATTCAAAACTTTATACATGAGAAATACCCGTAACTGGGTATTGTACCGACACCTAACTTCTAATAGTTTTACCCAGTAATCAATCAGATTCAATAGAGCGTGGTTGTTAGTTGTAAAAATCCGTTCTCCCCACAAGAGGACGGATTTAACCTAAGTAAAATGCAAAGACAAAAAGAAGAACTTCAAATTTTAGCCAGAATAGGAGAACGAAAGATAAAATCGTTAAAGAATAGCTATGAATTAACCGAAACTGAGCTTTTAACGATTATTAAACTACATTATAAATACAGAAATAGAAAGGAATTAGATTTTGCTAAAACCTTGAATATATTTTAGACCAAGCCCTTCATGGAAATTGCCTATCGAAATCGGGGGAACTAGAGAAGCAACGAAAATGAAGGGCTTGGTTTTTATATTTTTAATGAAGAAAACAGCTGCAACCTACACCGATTATATTAACAAATCACCTTATATCATACCCTGATAAATTATTAACAATTAGTGTTAATAACATTTTGTGTGCATTTCATCGAATAAATTCAACTTTTCGTCGTTAATGGATAAAGTTTAAATATTTTCGGATTGCGTTAATTTTTTAGCGAGATAAATTTTACCAACATTTACATGAAATTCCACCTTACCAAAGCCTTTTTCGTCCCTGTTGCAGCCATTGTTTTCTTATTAAGTTTATCTTCTTGCGGTAAAGACTACGACCTAGTTTCAGATTACGTAGTACGTGAGAATGTTGAAACCAATATTTTAGAGGATAACATGAATTCCCAAAATTCTAGTGTAACCTCAATAGATGCCCAAAACAATAAGGGTAAATAATAGGTTCCTTCATCCTACTAGACTCCGATTTTTCCCTAGATGTCTTCACATCTATATTTAAGTGTATATATTTGTCAGAAGCGCCACTGTACTTAAATGCTTTTTAACTTTTATACCACTAAATAATACTTAGTTTTCTACCTACTACGTTTCCTTTACCATAAAACAAATTACCTTTCTAACTCATTTTCAACTAACTTTGTAATGATTAGATATTCCTCACTTTTTTGTACACGATAATTGACATAGAAACTACCGGTAACGGTATTAAGGGTAATAGAATTACCGAAATTTCTATTTTTAAATATGATGGTCATGAGGTAGTTGACGAATTCACTTCACTAGTAAATCCGGAATGTGAGATTCCCGCTTTTATTACCGGACTTACAGGTATTGATAATGATATGGTACGTAATGCTCCGCTGTTAGAGGATATTATTCCACAGATTATTGATATTACCAAAGACACCATTTTTGTAGCGCACAGCGTTAATTTTGATTATAATGTCATAAAAAATGAATTTAAACTGCTTGGGCATGACTTTTCTAGAAAAAAATTATGCACCGTACGCTTATCAAGAAAATTATTGCCCGGCTACAATTCTTATAGTTTAGGAAAATTAACCAGTGCCTTAGGCATACCATTAACTGACAGGCACCGTGCCAGGGGTGATGCTCATGCCACCGTACTTTTATTTCATAAATTATTGAGAACTGAAAATGCTGAAATTGTTTTCAAGCAATTTCTCAATGCCAAATCTCAAGAAGCTACACTACCACCCGGCTTACCAAAAGAACAATTTTTAAAATTACCTACGACC
Encoded proteins:
- the eutC gene encoding ethanolamine ammonia-lyase subunit EutC, which produces MSKDLTIANKWQQLKEHTKARVALGHVGTSLPLSEVLALKHAHAMAKDAIVTKLDVEGLSQKCKAQEIPYQTFKSRASDRLEYLKRPDLGRQLLFNTHLTKTEKVDIVFVITDGLSAKAVNTYAFKVLNHLLPNLNESYTFAVTLVEHGRVAIGDAVAEFYHADFVAVCIGERPGLSSPESMGIYTTYHPKIGFTDERRNCISNIHANGLSGKQGAQLLQYLIEKSFALKISGVTLKLEVGEILKS
- a CDS encoding ethanolamine ammonia-lyase subunit EutB, whose protein sequence is MAYQFTLGKQNYLFDDLKSVLAKASPLRSGDALAGLAAASNTERIAAQYVLSELPLKVFLNEAVVPYELDEVTRLIIDTHDVKAFDNISHFTVGDLRDWLLENTTSGQNILEVSKALTPEMVAAVCKLMRNQDLIAVTSKIQVITRFRNTVGLKGHVSVRLQPNHPTDDMKGILASTIDGLLYGCGDAVIGINPATDSPSVTINLLQMLDDVRLKYEIPTQSCVLCHVTTALQIMDKAPVDLVFQSITGSQKANSSFGIDLQVLKEAHDATLALARGTIGNQCMYFETGQGSALSANAHHGVDQQTMEARAYAVARHFDPFLVNSVVGFIGPEYLFDGKQIIRAGLEDHFCAKVMGLPMGMDVCYTNHADADQDDMDNLLTLLGVAGCNFFMGVPGTDDIMLNYQSTSFHDALYLRKVLGKKPAPEFEAWLLKMGIIDEAGNKCNIDDANKLLLKL
- a CDS encoding amino acid permease yields the protein MKITEKPAVSKKIGVFAIWAIGVGMVISGESFGWNLGWAITGPLWFFVPVTVAASMYFGLVQNLIELACVHPNANGPHSYVEKAFGQKWGYFVGLAILFEFLFATPAIASSLGEYLGFLIDDLTMSPWIATLFILFFSIINLFEMHVGVRLLVILTLLAIAELFLYQGSVVSSFQVENLMNSGVGSLDVERFVQAIPYAIWLFLAIEGISLMTKTIDRKGFRKTITKGYNLAFFTLLTLALLVLFLAAGGIDWTLPESMDILTENHPMPASMALILGKENFLVQLFTFIGLFGLIASLQGIAFAATTQLEPLLPDLKIKGVSKRAVASALVFIISLVAIWSSQTGFLIELSVFGAVCMYLAVSASLLVLRKREGFGSSVSEFDWYQHSDFNPIFSTVSAMTAVIISLICVLAFAYLQFTAFVIFIACSLVYVFLIRKK